In Gorilla gorilla gorilla isolate KB3781 chromosome 12, NHGRI_mGorGor1-v2.1_pri, whole genome shotgun sequence, the following are encoded in one genomic region:
- the PKDCC gene encoding extracellular tyrosine-protein kinase PKDCC isoform X1, producing the protein MRRRRAAVAAGFCASFLLGSVLNVLFAPGSEPPRPGQSPEPSPAPGPGRRGGRGELARQIRARYEEVQRYSRGGPGPGAGRPERRRLMDLAPGGPGLPRPRPPWARPLPDGAPGWPPAPGPGSPGPGPRLGCAALRNVSGAQYVGSGYTKAVYRVRLPGGAAVALKAVDFSGHDLGSCVREFGVRRGCYRLAAHKLLKEMVLLERLRHPNVLQLYGYCYQDSEDIPDTLTTITELGAPVEMIQLLQTSWEDRFRICLSLGRLLHHLAHSPLGSVTLLDFRPRQFVLVDGELKVTDLDDARVEETPCAGSTDCILEFPARNFTLPCSAQGWCEGMNEKRNLYNAYRFFFTYLLPHSAPPSLRPLLDSIVNATGELAWGVDETLAQLEKVLHLYRSGQYLQNSTASSSTEYQRIPDSTIPQEDYRCWPSYHHGSCLLSVFNLAEAVDVCESHAQCRAFVVTNQTTWTGRQLVFFKTGWSQVVPDPNKTTYVKASG; encoded by the exons ATGCGGCGCCGGCGGGCGGCAGTGGCCGCGGGTTTCTGCGCCTCCTTCCTGCTGGGCTCCGTCCTCAACGTGCTCTTCGCTCCGGGCTCGGAGCCTCCGAGGCCAGGCCAGTCCCCTGAGCCTTCGCCGGCCCCAGGTCCGGGCCGTCGCGGGGGCCGCGGGGAGCTGGCCCGGCAGATCCGGGCGCGCTACGAGGAGGTGCAGCGCTATTCCCGCGGGGGCCCCGGGCCCGGGGCGGGCCGGCCGGAGCGGCGGCGCCTGATGGACCTGGCTCCGGGCGGGCCCGGCCTGCCGCGCCCCCGGCCCCCTTGGGCCCGGCCCCTGCCCGACGGCGCCCCAGGCTGGCCCCCGGCTCCCGGCCCAGGCTCCCCCGGCCCGGGCCCGCGCCTGGGCTGCGCCGCGCTTCGCAACGTGTCCGGCGCGCAGTACGTGGGCTCAGGCTACACCAAGGCCGTGTACCGGGTCCGCCTGCCCGGCGGCGCCGCGGTGGCGCTCAAAGCGGTGGACTTTAGCGGCCACGATCTGGGCAGCTGCGTGCGCGAGTTCGGGGTACGGAGGGGCTGCTATCGGCTGGCGGCCCACAAGCTGCTTAAGGAGATGGTGCTGCTGGAGCGGCTGCGGCACCCCAACGTGCTGCAG CTCTATGGCTACTGCTACCAGGACAGCGAGGACATCCCAGACACCCTGACCACCATCACGGAGCTGGGCGCCCCTGTAGAAATGATCCAGCTGCTGCAAACTTCCTGGGAGGATCGATTCCGA ATCTGCCTGAGCCTGGGCCGCCTCCTCCACCACCTGGCCCACTCCCCACTGGGCTCCGTCACTCTGCTGGACTTCCGCCCTCGGCAGTTTGTGCTGGTGGATGGGGAGCTCAAAGTGACGGACCTGGATGACGCACGTGTGGAGGAGACGCCGTGTGCAGGCAGCACCGACTGCATACTCGAGTTTCCGGCCAGGAACTTCACCCTGCCCTGCTCAGCCCAGGGCTGGTGCGAGGGCATGAACGAGAAGCGGAACCTCTATAATGCCTACAG GTTTTTCTTCACATACCTCCTGCCTCACAGTGCCCCGCCTTCACTGCGTCCTCTGCTGGACAGCATCGTCAACGCCACAG GAGAGCTCGCCTGGGGGGTGGACGAGACCCTGGCCCAGCTGGAGAAGGTGCTGCACCTGTACCGGAGCGGGCAGTATCTGCAGAACTCCACGGCAAGCAGCAGTACCG AGTACCAGCGTATCCCAGACAGCACCATCCCCCAGGAAGACTACCGCTGCTGGCCATCCTACCACCACGGGAGCTGCCTCCTTTCAGTGTTCAACCTGGCTGAGGCCGTGGATGTCTGTGAGAGCCATGCCCAGTGTCGGGCCTTTGTGGTCACCAACCAGACCACCTGGACAG gtcgGCAGCTGGTCTTTTTCAAGACTGGATGGAGCCAAGTGGTCCCTGATCCCAACAAGACCACATATGTGAAGGCCTCTGGCTGA
- the PKDCC gene encoding extracellular tyrosine-protein kinase PKDCC isoform X2 — protein MRRRRAAVAAGFCASFLLGSVLNVLFAPGSEPPRPGQSPEPSPAPGPGRRGGRGELARQIRARYEEVQRYSRGGPGPGAGRPERRRLMDLAPGGPGLPRPRPPWARPLPDGAPGWPPAPGPGSPGPGPRLGCAALRNVSGAQYVGSGYTKAVYRVRLPGGAAVALKAVDFSGHDLGSCVREFGVRRGCYRLAAHKLLKEMVLLERLRHPNVLQICLSLGRLLHHLAHSPLGSVTLLDFRPRQFVLVDGELKVTDLDDARVEETPCAGSTDCILEFPARNFTLPCSAQGWCEGMNEKRNLYNAYRFFFTYLLPHSAPPSLRPLLDSIVNATGELAWGVDETLAQLEKVLHLYRSGQYLQNSTASSSTEYQRIPDSTIPQEDYRCWPSYHHGSCLLSVFNLAEAVDVCESHAQCRAFVVTNQTTWTGRQLVFFKTGWSQVVPDPNKTTYVKASG, from the exons ATGCGGCGCCGGCGGGCGGCAGTGGCCGCGGGTTTCTGCGCCTCCTTCCTGCTGGGCTCCGTCCTCAACGTGCTCTTCGCTCCGGGCTCGGAGCCTCCGAGGCCAGGCCAGTCCCCTGAGCCTTCGCCGGCCCCAGGTCCGGGCCGTCGCGGGGGCCGCGGGGAGCTGGCCCGGCAGATCCGGGCGCGCTACGAGGAGGTGCAGCGCTATTCCCGCGGGGGCCCCGGGCCCGGGGCGGGCCGGCCGGAGCGGCGGCGCCTGATGGACCTGGCTCCGGGCGGGCCCGGCCTGCCGCGCCCCCGGCCCCCTTGGGCCCGGCCCCTGCCCGACGGCGCCCCAGGCTGGCCCCCGGCTCCCGGCCCAGGCTCCCCCGGCCCGGGCCCGCGCCTGGGCTGCGCCGCGCTTCGCAACGTGTCCGGCGCGCAGTACGTGGGCTCAGGCTACACCAAGGCCGTGTACCGGGTCCGCCTGCCCGGCGGCGCCGCGGTGGCGCTCAAAGCGGTGGACTTTAGCGGCCACGATCTGGGCAGCTGCGTGCGCGAGTTCGGGGTACGGAGGGGCTGCTATCGGCTGGCGGCCCACAAGCTGCTTAAGGAGATGGTGCTGCTGGAGCGGCTGCGGCACCCCAACGTGCTGCAG ATCTGCCTGAGCCTGGGCCGCCTCCTCCACCACCTGGCCCACTCCCCACTGGGCTCCGTCACTCTGCTGGACTTCCGCCCTCGGCAGTTTGTGCTGGTGGATGGGGAGCTCAAAGTGACGGACCTGGATGACGCACGTGTGGAGGAGACGCCGTGTGCAGGCAGCACCGACTGCATACTCGAGTTTCCGGCCAGGAACTTCACCCTGCCCTGCTCAGCCCAGGGCTGGTGCGAGGGCATGAACGAGAAGCGGAACCTCTATAATGCCTACAG GTTTTTCTTCACATACCTCCTGCCTCACAGTGCCCCGCCTTCACTGCGTCCTCTGCTGGACAGCATCGTCAACGCCACAG GAGAGCTCGCCTGGGGGGTGGACGAGACCCTGGCCCAGCTGGAGAAGGTGCTGCACCTGTACCGGAGCGGGCAGTATCTGCAGAACTCCACGGCAAGCAGCAGTACCG AGTACCAGCGTATCCCAGACAGCACCATCCCCCAGGAAGACTACCGCTGCTGGCCATCCTACCACCACGGGAGCTGCCTCCTTTCAGTGTTCAACCTGGCTGAGGCCGTGGATGTCTGTGAGAGCCATGCCCAGTGTCGGGCCTTTGTGGTCACCAACCAGACCACCTGGACAG gtcgGCAGCTGGTCTTTTTCAAGACTGGATGGAGCCAAGTGGTCCCTGATCCCAACAAGACCACATATGTGAAGGCCTCTGGCTGA